In the Aromatoleum bremense genome, one interval contains:
- a CDS encoding MBL fold metallo-hydrolase RNA specificity domain-containing protein, with protein MDLTFFGAAGEVTGSCARVRHEGGMFLVDCGMFQGGRDATRKNLQALDFDLREVDFVILTHAHLDHSGLVPRLVSLGYRGKIYATAATVDLLGVMLLDSAHIQEKEAEWAVRNNRRKNVRHGWSAAPLYTVNQALESLASLHKVAYDEEIVPHSAVRCRFREAGHILGSAIIEIDIETGGTSRRLVFSGDLGRPMRPVLRDPVKISRADYLCIESTYGNRAHRPIEATEAELVHVLRDTLEQRRGNVIIPAFAVGRTQEVIFVLADLVRAGKIPRLEVVVDSPMASAVTQLTLQYDELWDEETRSLLAWIRAHPHRISVRFVQHVEDSIALNAQPSGLVIISASGMCEAGRIRHHLKYNVGRSECSIVICGFQAAGTLGRRLVDGARTITLFGERIAVRAQVHTIGGLSAHADQPGLLEWLEHIEEAPRRTFVVHGEQEAASAFAGALASRLHWPGITIPAAGQVYPLD; from the coding sequence ATGGACCTGACATTTTTCGGCGCCGCCGGCGAGGTTACCGGATCGTGCGCGAGGGTGCGCCACGAGGGTGGCATGTTCCTCGTGGATTGCGGCATGTTCCAGGGCGGCCGCGATGCGACGCGAAAGAACCTGCAGGCGCTCGACTTCGACCTCCGCGAAGTCGATTTCGTTATCTTGACCCACGCTCACCTCGATCATTCGGGGCTTGTGCCGCGGCTGGTTTCGCTCGGTTACCGGGGAAAAATCTATGCCACTGCCGCCACTGTCGACCTTCTCGGCGTGATGCTTCTCGATTCGGCGCACATACAGGAGAAGGAGGCGGAGTGGGCGGTCCGCAACAACCGCCGAAAGAACGTGCGGCACGGCTGGTCGGCCGCGCCGCTATATACCGTCAACCAGGCGCTCGAGAGCCTCGCGAGCCTGCACAAGGTTGCCTACGACGAAGAGATCGTTCCGCACTCCGCCGTGCGCTGCCGGTTCCGCGAGGCAGGCCACATCCTGGGTTCGGCGATCATCGAAATCGATATCGAAACGGGCGGGACGTCGCGCAGGCTGGTTTTCAGCGGCGACCTGGGGCGACCGATGCGACCGGTGCTGCGGGATCCGGTGAAGATCTCGAGAGCGGATTATCTGTGCATCGAGTCGACGTATGGTAATCGTGCCCATCGGCCGATCGAGGCTACCGAGGCGGAACTCGTCCATGTCCTGCGCGACACCCTGGAGCAAAGACGGGGCAACGTGATCATTCCCGCCTTTGCCGTAGGGCGGACTCAGGAGGTGATCTTTGTTCTTGCCGATCTTGTCAGGGCGGGGAAGATTCCGCGCCTCGAGGTCGTCGTCGATTCGCCGATGGCATCGGCCGTGACGCAGTTGACCCTGCAGTACGATGAGCTGTGGGATGAGGAAACCCGCTCCCTGCTCGCCTGGATTCGTGCCCATCCGCACAGGATCAGCGTGCGCTTCGTGCAGCACGTCGAGGACTCGATCGCGTTGAATGCGCAGCCCTCGGGGCTGGTCATCATCTCGGCAAGCGGCATGTGCGAAGCCGGACGTATTCGTCATCACCTCAAGTACAACGTCGGCCGCAGCGAGTGCAGTATCGTGATCTGCGGCTTTCAGGCGGCAGGGACGCTGGGTCGCCGACTGGTCGACGGGGCACGCACGATCACGCTGTTCGGCGAACGCATTGCAGTGCGTGCGCAGGTTCATACCATCGGAGGACTCTCGGCCCATGCAGACCAGCCGGGGCTGCTCGAGTGGCTCGAGCACATCGAAGAGGCGCCGCGCCGGACGTTCGTTGTTCACGGCGAGCAGGAAGCCGCGTCGGCGTTTGCCGGTGCGCTCGCCTCGCGGCTGCACTGGCCCGGGATTACGATTCCTGCAGCGGGGCAGGTCTACCCGCTCGATTGA
- the ccoG gene encoding cytochrome c oxidase accessory protein CcoG, whose amino-acid sequence MTAPIPLRKFPSPRDKSAESDELYAARKKLHVRSVSGRFATWRWILVWFTQILYYGLPWLTWNDRQAVLFHLTERKFYIFGWVFWPQDVFYLAILLIISAFALFFFTAIAGRLWCGYACPQTVYTEIFMWIEEKIEGDHLKRKKLDSAPMGARKLAIRSAKYGAWILLSLWTGFTLVAYFTPLDELLQAAKMLSFGPWEMFWILFYGGFTYLFAGVMREQVCKYMCPYARFQSVMFDADTLVITYDQERGEPRGSRRKGVAPRASGLGDCVDCGICVQVCPTGIDIRQGLQYECIGCAACIDGCDQVMDRMGYPRGLIRYSTDNAIKQHWGRKEIVAHVLRPRTLIYSAVLASVCLALLWGLATRSDLRVDVIRDRATLAREVEGGLIENVYQLQIMNMLETPRVFDIAVSGLDGIRIDGIRQVRIAPASTESVTVHVRVPPESGAPGSHKIVFDVGMGGDPSVSVREDTTFHLPR is encoded by the coding sequence TGGCGCTGGATCCTGGTGTGGTTTACGCAGATCCTCTATTACGGCCTGCCCTGGCTCACGTGGAACGATCGACAGGCCGTGCTGTTCCACCTGACCGAGCGCAAGTTCTACATTTTCGGCTGGGTGTTCTGGCCGCAGGACGTGTTCTACCTCGCGATCCTGCTGATCATTTCCGCTTTTGCGCTGTTCTTCTTCACGGCGATCGCCGGGCGGCTGTGGTGCGGGTACGCGTGTCCGCAGACCGTGTACACCGAAATCTTCATGTGGATCGAGGAGAAGATCGAAGGGGATCATCTCAAGCGCAAGAAACTGGACAGCGCGCCGATGGGGGCGCGAAAGCTCGCGATCCGTTCGGCAAAGTACGGCGCATGGATTCTGCTGTCCCTGTGGACCGGCTTTACGCTGGTCGCGTATTTCACGCCGCTCGACGAGTTGCTCCAGGCGGCGAAGATGCTGAGTTTCGGACCGTGGGAAATGTTCTGGATCCTGTTCTACGGCGGCTTCACCTACCTTTTCGCCGGAGTGATGCGCGAGCAGGTCTGCAAGTACATGTGCCCCTATGCGCGCTTTCAGAGCGTGATGTTCGATGCCGACACGCTCGTCATAACCTATGACCAGGAACGTGGCGAGCCGCGAGGTTCGCGCCGCAAGGGCGTCGCGCCACGCGCATCCGGGCTGGGAGATTGCGTGGATTGCGGGATCTGCGTCCAGGTGTGCCCGACCGGAATCGATATCCGGCAGGGCTTGCAATATGAATGCATCGGTTGCGCGGCGTGTATCGACGGCTGCGACCAGGTGATGGACCGGATGGGCTATCCGCGTGGGCTGATCCGCTATTCCACCGACAATGCAATCAAGCAGCACTGGGGACGAAAGGAAATCGTCGCGCATGTGCTGCGGCCGAGGACACTGATCTACAGCGCGGTCCTCGCGTCCGTTTGCCTCGCGCTGCTGTGGGGCCTGGCGACGCGTTCGGACCTGCGGGTGGATGTGATCCGCGATCGGGCGACGCTGGCGCGTGAGGTCGAAGGCGGCTTGATCGAGAATGTTTACCAGCTGCAGATCATGAACATGCTCGAGACTCCTCGCGTGTTCGACATCGCGGTGTCGGGCCTGGACGGGATTCGCATCGACGGTATTCGGCAGGTCAGGATCGCTCCGGCGTCGACCGAATCCGTGACGGTGCATGTGAGGGTGCCGCCCGAATCGGGCGCGCCGGGTTCGCACAAAATCGTCTTCGACGTCGGCATGGGCGGTGATCCGTCCGTGTCGGTGCGCGAAGACACGACCTTCCATTTGCCTCGCTAA
- a CDS encoding FixH family protein, with protein MRTVALTKDIQPWYQQGWPWFLIAIPATAVIAGAVTLWLAITSWDGLVVDDYYQQGKTIEKTIGRSIRAREMGLVADFRVRAEEVSVRLSAAQGIALPPTVVLTIAHPTRAGQDQKLLLKGRDGAFAGAVAPLSTGRWLIQLEDEAQTWRLSETILVPTGAEVRIVPADA; from the coding sequence ATGCGCACAGTAGCCCTGACGAAAGACATCCAGCCGTGGTACCAGCAGGGCTGGCCGTGGTTCCTGATCGCAATCCCGGCGACTGCCGTCATTGCGGGCGCAGTGACCTTGTGGCTGGCGATCACCAGCTGGGATGGCCTGGTGGTGGACGATTACTACCAGCAGGGCAAGACAATCGAAAAAACCATCGGGCGTTCGATCCGCGCGCGCGAAATGGGCCTCGTCGCCGATTTCCGGGTTCGCGCGGAGGAGGTCAGCGTTCGGCTGAGCGCCGCGCAGGGAATCGCCTTGCCCCCGACGGTGGTACTGACGATCGCGCATCCGACGCGCGCGGGGCAGGATCAGAAGCTCCTGCTGAAGGGGCGCGACGGGGCGTTCGCCGGTGCTGTCGCACCGCTATCGACGGGTCGCTGGCTGATTCAGCTCGAGGACGAGGCGCAGACGTGGCGACTCAGTGAAACCATCCTCGTGCCGACGGGTGCGGAGGTCCGGATAGTCCCCGCGGATGCGTAA
- a CDS encoding universal stress protein: protein MFKHILVPTDGSPLSESTVARAVLFAKDAGARITFFYAQPDFPMPIYGEGALIDPTTPEQFAKSAEEEARKILGKAKALADSEGVAADTDTIVNEVPYEAVIDAAKRHGCDLIFMASHGRRGIAGLLLGSETQKVLTHSNIPVLVYR, encoded by the coding sequence ATGTTCAAGCACATTCTCGTCCCCACCGACGGCTCGCCGCTGTCGGAAAGCACTGTTGCACGGGCAGTTTTGTTCGCCAAGGACGCCGGCGCGCGGATCACCTTCTTTTATGCGCAGCCCGATTTTCCGATGCCGATCTATGGCGAAGGCGCACTGATCGATCCGACCACGCCGGAGCAGTTCGCGAAATCGGCCGAAGAGGAAGCGAGGAAGATCCTCGGCAAGGCCAAAGCGCTGGCAGATAGCGAAGGTGTCGCCGCCGACACCGATACGATCGTGAACGAAGTGCCGTACGAAGCAGTCATCGACGCCGCCAAGCGGCACGGCTGCGACCTGATTTTCATGGCTTCACATGGTCGCCGCGGGATTGCCGGCCTGCTGCTGGGTAGCGAGACGCAGAAAGTGCTTACCCACAGCAATATTCCCGTACTGGTGTATCGCTGA